The window AACTACTCACATACTCAACTACTTAATGACACAAACAAAAACATTCAAAATCGCCGATATTAAACTTGCATCGGAAGGAAGAAAAAAAATTGAATGGGCAGAATCACGCATGCCCGTTTTGATGAACATTCGCAACACGTTTTCAAAAACAAAACCGTTCAAAGGTTATACGATTGCGGGATGTTTGCACGTAACAAAAGAAACCGCAGTGCTTGTAGAAACATTCAAAGCGTGCGGCGCAAACATTGTCTGGTCTGGATGCAATCCGCTTTCGACACAAGATGAAATTGCTGCAGCGCTTGCGGCAAATGGCACTTCAATTTTCGCGTGGCACGGAATGAACGTAAAAGAATTTTACTGGTGCATTGATAAATGTTTAGAAGTCAAACCCAATCTCACGCTCGATGATGGCGCGGATTTAATTTTCACGGTGCATAACAAATACAAGCAACTGTGCGCAACCGTCATTGGCGGAACAGAGGAAACAACAACCGGTGTTCATCGTCTTCGTGCGATGGCAAAAGATGGCGCGCTTCGTTATCCCGTGATTGCAGTGAACGATGCGGAAACAAAATGGGATTTTGATAATGTGTACGGAACGGGGCAATCTACGCTTGATGGTGTGTTGCGCGCGACGAGTGTTTTGCTTGCGGGGAAAAATGTCGTGATTGCCGGTTACGGACATTGTGGAAAAGGTGTTGCGATGCGAGCAAAGGGACTTGGCGCAAACGTGATTGCAACAGAAGTAAAACCAACTGCCGCACTCAAGGCAACGCTTGAAGGAATGCGCGTAATGAAAATGGATGATGCCGCAAAAATCGGAGACATATTTATTACTGCAACGGGAGTAAAAGATATTCTCGTGAAAAGACATTTTGAAAAAATGAAAGATGGCGCGATTGTTTGCAACACGGGACATTACGATTGCGAAATCAATATTCCCGATTTGGAATCGCTGAAGAAATCGAAACGAACTGTGCGCAGCGATAATGAAGAATACGTTTTGAAAAATGGAAACCGCATTTATCTTCTCGCGCAAGGACGTTTGGTAAATCTCGCCGCAGCAGAAGGTCATCCATCGGAAGTAATGGATATGTCGTTTGCGAATCAATTTCTTTCGCAATTACGATTAGTGAATGCACACAAGAAAGGAATTAAATTGGAAAACACTGTTCACGATATTCCTAACCAGCAAGACCAGGAACTCGCAATGTTGAAACTCAAAACAATGGGACACAGCATTGATAAACTAACGAAAGAACAAATTGTGTACTCAAGCGATTATTCTGCTGGAACGTAGCATTGTTGT of the Ignavibacteria bacterium genome contains:
- a CDS encoding adenosylhomocysteinase; this translates as MTQTKTFKIADIKLASEGRKKIEWAESRMPVLMNIRNTFSKTKPFKGYTIAGCLHVTKETAVLVETFKACGANIVWSGCNPLSTQDEIAAALAANGTSIFAWHGMNVKEFYWCIDKCLEVKPNLTLDDGADLIFTVHNKYKQLCATVIGGTEETTTGVHRLRAMAKDGALRYPVIAVNDAETKWDFDNVYGTGQSTLDGVLRATSVLLAGKNVVIAGYGHCGKGVAMRAKGLGANVIATEVKPTAALKATLEGMRVMKMDDAAKIGDIFITATGVKDILVKRHFEKMKDGAIVCNTGHYDCEINIPDLESLKKSKRTVRSDNEEYVLKNGNRIYLLAQGRLVNLAAAEGHPSEVMDMSFANQFLSQLRLVNAHKKGIKLENTVHDIPNQQDQELAMLKLKTMGHSIDKLTKEQIVYSSDYSAGT